DNA from Ziziphus jujuba cultivar Dongzao chromosome 2, ASM3175591v1:
gaaagaaaaaaaaaacaggtgttttcccacgtggggaaaagaaaaaaaaagaaaaaaagaaaagaaaaaggaaagaaaaagaaaaataaataaaataaaatatataaaaataattaaataataatattattatttaaaataataataaaaataatttgattttacacatggttgacatgtggcttctcaacatggtgacacatggtcaccttcattaagtcacatgtggcacatcgttacgcgtttaaaaaataatattaaaataatacagtatttgaaaaactcgacagatccataactttcaaaccacatgtccaaatcggacgtgccgctagtctacggactcgtatcgacgagcacttcacaaccatgcatgagtcaacactcaatcttgcatgaataaaaagtcaaccccggcaccccttggacagtttggacctcaacttgttttgctcataactttcaaaccgtagcttcgttttcaacgtgctaccagtctacgaactcgtgccaacgtgtactccgtaacggtacctcagtcaacctagaattccaaccggatcaaaaagtcaacttttggccctttcggtcaacggtcaacagtcaacctcggtcaacgtgcaaaaattttcgacatggttcgggacggggtgttacaataaccttgctgtgcttattcaaaggataaatcataatcaagaagggatgatcatgaccaaagaaccaagacctgttttgctgatacaagcgctggaggctggtatggacccgggtgacggttttggtacatttttgggttcaatacatatgcctaagaggtcatggaatcaagtcaaatcagcctcaaatgcaatcaaaaagggcttgtacggacagcatcaacaatttagctgaatttgctgtattgcttgctggctttactgtattttactatattagccttttcttatttttccaagcatggaaaatgtgtgggacttcatattcagcttatttggcatcctacaaaggatctagaagctgatttgaagctcaaagaggtcaaagattgatcaaagtcaacgtgatcaaaaggctagcatttttagtttcctaatttgtttttactttttgttttaggaaactaccattacttttttgcttttatttatttattttctggacaaataactttaggaaggtttttattttattcttcccattgtaaattaattaattcctaatttaatataaaggaattaattaatcaaacttagattaggaaaggaagtatagtttcggtcaactaggtttctttatgtgtggtggccggttttctttatgttacagggttttattttgtggctttgtagcctatttaaaggcttatttttcaataagaaaacaactttgatttgattgagaaaatacttgtgagattaattatttctttgttctttgagaacacctaaaacaccattagagaattagttgttttagcttgaattatcaataggtttttcatcccctattgtggcatctacattataccaaggtttctaaccacaggttggttagaggttgaggtccattccattagaacttgaacttaattgagatccgggctaatataattgGGTTTAGTTtattccaaagaaaaaaatgatttttttgaaaaataaccatagTACAAATCGATActtgaaaaatagtaaaaaataaataaataaataaatctagcCAACTTTGGACAAAAATGcctttaaataaattgaaaattatgaaataatttttctcttacccttttctttttccttctttctcaaATAACCCGTTCacctaaaagaaaaaacattctCACTAGTGAGCTTGTTCTCCTTAGTATCTCATCTgcacttactttttttttttttttgtattttctcatttttgaaGCTAAActcaagtaaaaaaagaaatttttttcttattagatgaaacatTGCTGCTAAATGATGTGAAAGTGTCCAACTACTCtcttattattgtatttttttctcttttgtattttgaaaagttttttaatgtgagtatgtaataaattagtttatgaacTGCTATATatgagtttaaagatacttagatGACATATGGTgtgaaaatgggaaaaaaattgtGTAGAACTGAAAAGTTTCGAAAACCaataaaacagagaaaaaattgatgaaaaatatGAACTTCCGCTATTTTCCattagtttattaatttttgctaGTTTCCACCAATTTTTCGTCAGTTTTTCGTTAATTTTTCGCCAATAGAAACACCTTTGAGATTGGACGATGATGAGTAAGAAGCGACGGCATGGAGGACAAGCAATGATGGCGATGGCGACGGAGAGAATGATGATGATAGAAAGTAGGGTCAGATTTAGGTTCTTCTCGACCAATGCCAATggggtttttcaaaaataaaacaatataaaccCAAACATAAACATTTTGAaagataaagtaaaaaataaaaaataaaataaaataaaaactaaaataaaaattatattgttaaaGAATATTTTAGTCCGTATGCGTAAAAAGGtagttgttttttaaaaaaaaaataataatttttttgggttatttttcaattgttaatTGATATAgcgattatttttcaaaaaaatccaaaaaagaatTGGGGATTCAGTTTTGAAACTTTCACTCATTGATCCAAAAACGACGTCGTCTTTGGTCCAGAGGAGTAAAGTGGTTTAGGTTTTGAGTACGAAAGAAGGGAGGTCGTCTGTATGTTTTGAGTTTCGGAGCAAGAAAATGCCGCCATTACAGTTTCTGCAACTCCGGAGATTGTTTCTCCGGAAACTCTCTTCAttttcctcttcatcatcatcatcttcttcttcttcttccattttttcttaCTCCTCCCATTTCAGCCATTTCCATCCCACCACCTTCATTCCCAGAAATTCCACCACTGCTACTATCACCAGCGCCATTgccagctctctctttctctttcatccccatatctctctctctaatcACTTCTCTTCTTCCTCCGAATCCGGAACCCCATCTCAACAAGGCCCAGATCAGATCGCCCTCTCTCTCTCATCGGAGCTCAAAAAGGACCCAGAATCCGACCCTCTCTCTATTACCCAACGCCTCAACCTGAGCTTCTCACACATAGTCCCAACTCCTTCCCTCGTCCACGCAGCTCTGTGTCTCTCCCCAGAAGCTGGCCGTATAGTTCTAGGGTTTAACGAGTGGCTCATCTCGAACCCTAATTTCGACCACACCGACGAGACTCTTTCGTTCTTCGTCGATTACTTCGGCCGCCGGAAGGATTTCAAGGCGACCCACGATGTGATTGTTAGTCGGAAAGGCGTTGCTGGTCCCATAACCCTAGCTTCTGCTATTGATAGGCTTGTGAGGGCCGGTAGGCCAACTCATGCGGTGTCGTTTTTTGAGAGAATGGAGAGGGATTATGGGCTCAAGCGGGATAAAGAATCGCTAAGGTTGGTCGTAGAGAAGCTTTGCGAAAATGGGTATGCTAGTTATGCTGAGAAAATGGTGAAGAACTTGGCCAATGAATTTTTCCCTGATGAGTTTATCTGTGATATGTTGATTAAGGGTTGGTGTGTTGATGGGAAGCTTGAGGAAGCAAGGAGATTAGCTGGGGAGATGTATGGGGGAGGTTTTGAGATTGGAACCGCGGCTTATAATGCAATTCTTGATTGTGTTTGCAAGCTTTGTAGGGAAAAAGATCCTTTCCGGCTTCATTCGGAGGCCGAGAAGGTGTTGATGGATATGGATCTTTATGGGGTTCCGAGAAATGTAGAGACTTTCAATGTTTTGATCACCAATTTGTGTAAGATCAGGAAGACTGAGGATGCATTGCAGTTGTTCTACAAAATGGGTGAATGGGGTTGTTATCCAAATGCAAATACTTTTCTTGTTTTAACAAATAGTTTGTATCAGGCTGCTAGAGTAGGAGAGGGTGATGAAATGATTGACAGGATGAAGTCTGCTGGTTTCGGAGATGCGATTGACAAGAAAGCTTATTATGGGTTTTTGAGGATTTTGTGTGGGATTGAGAGAATTGATCATGCTTTGAGTGTTTTTGGGAAGATGAAGGAGGATGGTTGCGAGCCAGGGGTGAAGACTTATGATTTATTGATGACAAAGTTGTGTGCTCATAACCGAGTCGATAAAACTAATGCCCTTTTCAACGAGGCTGTAAGTAGAGGAGTGGAAGTGACTTCCAAAGCATATCAGGTGGATCCAAGATATATGAAGAAGCCAATGGCTGTGAAGACGGAGAAGAAACGGGAGACATTGCCGGAAAAAATGGCAAGGAAGAGGAGACGCCTAAAACAAATCCGACTGAGTTTTGTGAAGAAACCCAAGAAAATGATGCGTCGAACCTTCTAAATCATTCTCACTTGATGGTTGAATTATCAAACCTATCAAGGGGGTATGACAATGTTGATTAAAGGTTTCTTGTTTGAGCTTTgataattccatttttttttttttttccttcctaaaTGTTTTATGCAGTTTTTGAGCAGCCTTgttttaatattgttgtttCCAAAAAACTTAGAAATAAATTTACTCTTGCAGAAAACGAATAGCCTAGAAATGTAAATGTTCTCTACCTGGGGTAGAGTCGACTACTACCCTGATTCTAAGAACAACTTATACTGTTTTATGCTTCACGCTTTTTTGGTTGTATACTTTGAGAGTTTAGAGCCTGCGATCAGATTTATAAGCTGTGATCTGAAAATTATCTAGTTGGTTCAACTTTTGGTCACTTGGGTTGAGTACTAGTGGAAGTTGCTAATTAACAAGCCGAGAGGTGCTTTAAATTAAATGTGCTGAAGGTCTGAAATTTAGTAATATTAGCTGAAGGTCTGAGATTTAGTAATATTATGGTCTGAAAATTATCTTGTTGGTTCGAGTGCTAATCACAACGGCTAATTAACAAGTCGAGGTGTTGCTTTAAATTGAATTTGCAAAGTGAATATTCCTTAAATATAGTATCTCTTGTGAAATTGATGATtgaatattgttatttattaggATGATATCTGGTGAGAGTTTCACTTATGATATCCGATACCGATACATAAGCAACCTATTGTGTTGACTAATTGGCTATGGCATTGGCatctcgtttttttttttttaagggaattCATTTGCTTGATCTTCAAACCAAATATTCTGATTTTTGAATATCAAAATTCCAGTAAATATTGCAGCTAAAGGACAAATTTCATAGATTGACCAATTGTTCATTTCCACCAAACGTCGAGATTTAAATTTCTCAAGTAATGGATTTGGTTCGTCTATATCCTGTATAGAAACTTGGACCAAGGTTTTAGAGTGAATAATATAGTTAAAAGGCTAGAATATAGTTGACTTGAGAagacgtgtttttttttttttttttttttttttttttgttgggggggggggggggggggggtggggtggTGGGGGAAAGGGGTAATAATTTGAGAATTGTTGAGTTGTAAATTTATTCGCATGCCTGAACCAAAAAGTTAGAGATGCACAAACTATTTTACAGGCCCACCAACTCTGATGATTTATAACTTAGAGACAAAATTATGACAAAATGCCAAATCAAATATTAAGTGGGAATCAGTAAAGGCCACGTGTCTACCATGTTTTACATGCTTAGAAAATTTCCTTCCAGTAACGGATTGATCTATCAGTCCCACAGGAGACGAATGCAGACTCTGTTGGTGAGTGTTCGAGCCAACGAGGAGCGCCAACATGATTGGAGGGCCATCTTGCTACATATTCTGCAGTCAAAGCATCCCACACAACAATCTGCAAACCACCCAAGATTTGTCAATAGAAACCGCAAATGCAAAACAATACATTGTTTCGGGAAACTAAACACACCTCATTGCTTGTTTCATCAATGGATAGAATAAATTCTTCAGTGTCATTGAAAACAGCCTGCAAAGAGAAGTTTCAAGCATCTGATAAACCGCTCGCTTAATTTACAGAACAAAAACCTAGCAACAAATTTGGAACTCTCTTTCAAACATCAGCAAGGGCCATGTACTAAAAAGAAATCTAAGGAAATGGTTAACTACGGCAATGAACTTCGTCATAGCcatgcaagtatcattcaacaTGCAAATACAGTTTAGCCAACAGGAACACTCGTTTTCCTAGGCAATGTAGGAtggtatcatataaaaataactcAAAAtggttaaaatggaaaaaagaaatgaaaagcaCAGATGGTCAGCATAAAAGCTCACCACAAGAAGGGTCTGTCTCTTGACATACCTGACACCGCAACTGTGTATGTGTAGCTCCAAGGTATTGTTTGACTAATCTCCCAGTGCCAACTTCCCAGAGTTTTACAGAAGAGTCTTTCCCACAAGAGAGAATAAACCTAGAAGGTGAATTTAGAGTCACATTTCAAAGCTACTGAGTGAAGAttgctaattaaatttttcatattaacaGAGTAGTTCATGCAAAGGTTCATGTCTAAGCAATTGCAAATACAAATGTCCACAAAAATACACATACATTTTAACAAAACTTAAGCTATTTTGTGACCTTACTTTTGATCCTTAGTAAAAATTGCACTGGTGGCCTCAGCTGTTCCATGTGCACCAACTATGGAGTGTACACAATTGGCAGTTATCCCATCCCATAGACGAATTGCTCCATCTTTAGAAGCTGTAACATACATGCTACCTGTAGTGGAATACCTGACCTGATGACCAAATACAGGGAATTGAATGTATTCATGGCACTGAATTTATCTGTGAAAAGAGGGGATAACATATTTTAAGTGCTGAAAAATGGATGAGAATAGACCATGCCTGATTTATTGCTCCATTAGCTCCAATCTCTGGAACATTTGCAGATAGGTAACACTGGAACGTATTCACATCGTACAAGTGAGCAATTGGATGATCAGTTCCTgtgattttaaattctttttagaCATCACTGTTAACCAATTCACAGGACAAACTGGGGATGATCCATTTATAGGACTTTGGCAACATGTTGTAAATACAGCCACCTGAAAACGTACTTGTCTAACAGCATTGCTCTCAAGATGCTCCTCCACTAATAAACCAAGATCTTCCCAGACACTGGTAAAAAATGACATAGCATGCTTCACCTTGAAGTATACTGTGAAACTTGCATGCATGAATGGTTTGAAAGATTAAACTGAGCAGCTAAATTTGCTTCATCTTTTTTCACCTCAACAACAATGTTACCAGAGGCATAGCCAGCAACATTAGATATGTGCAGACATAACATCGAGAGTCTAACTAGCCAACCTTGGTATAGAATGTAGGATTGCAAGTTAAGAAATCCTTGGACATAACATGAGAACAACAAAATCCCTTCTAACCTGCAGTCTAGGATCTATCAACTCTAGAAAAATGAGACATCTAATTATCTACACAAGAATAACTAATGGCctcatggtttaattgcataCCAACCAGGAAACATGCCAAAAGCTTTTCTTGTTGATAAGAAACAACTCAAATGTTGCACATGGTCAAAGgaaaattttgatgcataatgTACCTGCTAAAATAAAATCCCCAGAAGGATGGAAAGACACAGAGCGTACATTGTGTGTATCCTGTGtcattacaaaaaatatatatataatacatatataaagaatTACATTCTACACTTAAGCTATGACATTCAAAGATGAACACAAAACCATGCTTCAAACTATGCTAATAAGACAATCGTTTAAAAACCTGTATAACTCTAAATGCTCTCTTTGCAGTGATCTTGGAAAAATCAAAGAACCTGAAAATGCCAATTAACAGCAATGTAactttcaaatttgaattttacttATCTATCAAGGTAGCTGATAATGCTTAAGGGGTTTACCAATAGATATTAAAATGGAGAAAGATGTGCATTATCACTGGCATTGCAAGGTTATACAGAAACCCAatcaattgataatattaagaATAAGTGATGTGTATACTGATTAAAGTAAAGTCTAATAATATTAAACTAGAAGACATACTTTATTGTGTGATCTTTGGCCCCAGATATAATAACAGTGCTTTGAGGATGAAAATCCAGATCATTAATTGGCTgcaattgtataaaaaaatattaaaataggtTGTGTCCTTAGACATCCTTACACAATTCTCTAATATGGAAAGAAAATCATGCTAGAGTAAGATTCCATCAAACTGACAGAGCAAGTTGGATCCCAAGTATTAATCctctaaaaagaaataaaataaataaaaaaagggataaaatttgataacttaaaagataaaatatgcTTTTTGTGGTTCAAATGTAACTAATCTATGAACATCCCCAAAATGAGTACTTTGATTTCAAACAAGCCATAGCATAGATTGTTCATTATTTTAATCCCAAAAGACTTTAAAACAGAGGTTTATACATTTGAAAACTATTCATGTAGTGTTTCTTGTCCCAGATAGAAAGCAAGGATACGCTACTCTAAATATGACTGTTTACATTTTGAACAACCCAAATAACTAAGGGAAAAAACAGCAAATGATGTAAGAAAGCAAAAAAGGCACAATTATTGAACCAGGTATAGATATCAATTGCACCCAGTTAGAATATTAAAATGGGATTAAAATTCTAGGAAAGTATAATTAACATACAAACGAATGGTATTTGATTAAAAGATGCAGGCTTAGAAGGATGCGGCCACTAGCTAGAAAAAGGCACAAtggaaattttaataaaaaatttcttatggAAAGCTAGCATTACAACTACATTCACATCACTTTCATAATTGATAGATTTGACAACTCATAGACAACACCTGTTGCATTGGCCTGCTAGACATCCATGGTATTTTCACATTATGATGATACAGACAATTAAGaatgaaaattcaacaaaaaactTGCCAGATAACCATATGACCCATAGTATGTGTTCATTCATCAATCTGATAGACTACCCAGCACAGAAACAAATCCATCCGAACATATGGACTAatttttgaagttcaaaatatCCTATTTTTACCAGTATCACATCAGTAGTCGACATGCTAGTTCATATGAAGGGTTAGGACTGGATATTGCATGGGGTTGAAtcttaaacaatataaatacaAAGTTATGCAAATTCGATTATTCACAGCAATCCTCAGTATGGTCGTAGCATGCTCAATGTTAGAGGCTCAtactcatttattaattttagcaATAGGAGGAGAAGGGAAAAATACTTTCTTCAGCAATCATGAAGAAATGGACGCTATGTAAGAGCTTGAAGGAAAAAAGTGGATTTACCAGTAGATGGTCATAAAAGGTCCGTATGACAGGTCTCACAGGAGCATCTCTTGCATCCGGTACCATCATTTGCTTAATCTTTGCTACCTACAACACAATTGCCAATTAAGTAGATAAAAGCCAAAGACCCAAAGTAAAGAAAGAGCAAttcattaaaccaaaaaaagggggaaaaaaaatcagcACCTCAAAAAGCTTTATTGAGGTATCAGAACTTCCAGTGGCAACAAATCTCCCATCGGGACTAAATCTAGCACATCTGGCAATATTCTAGAAAGTTTAACATgtgagagaaagaaagatacCCAATATAAGTTGTACCATTCTCAATGTCAATATATTAATGAAAGcaaattatattttacaaatttttttcttctattcatGTATACCTTGTGCTCTGAAAGATGCCTTGTCTCATGCTTAGGAAAACTCTTTGATGAGCCTTTTGTTTCCTGAACAGAACTGGTTTACAGAAATGATCTGTTAGCTTTCTACTTTTGTTATATCCTACATTCTATAGTTTCTTCAACATATAATGCGTATCAATTCTACAGCAGCAAAAATGTGATGTATATACCCTCAGTGGGCGAAAGCAAAGTAATCTAAGCCAATACTTTAGAACTTTTTTATGTTATGGCCTTTTTAAGAGGCCTATATTCCTAAATTTACAATTTCTTCAATTCATTAGTCAATTCTAGTTGCCTACTAGTAATGCACCTTCCAGTGAGATATGAGGTCTGAGCCTTTTAGGGTTGGTAGACTTGCCAAACTGACTCATGCAGGCAGGAAaatagaaaagggaaaaaatatatatatatatacatacatatataaatatatatatatatatatatatactaaatacAATGAATGCTAACTATAATATCCTTGAAAATCTTGTATACATCCAAGACATCTCCATAACATTTTTCTAGAAGATTTTTCTAATACATTTCGGAGAGGGAGAGGAGATCTTACATAATTTCTCTTTTCCATACACAGTACATCTACTCTACAAAAGGCTAGGGCCCAAGATATGAGCTATCAAGCAAATAAGCAAATCAAGTAATAACCACATTCAAATGCTAAGCCGTAGTTGAATGCTAGAAGCTTACTCTAAAGAAAGTAGCTACCTGAAGTCTACAGCACCAGTTCGAGGAGCAGGGATAGATGCACTCAAATCATGCAGTACAGACGAACTAATGCCTCTTAAAACTTCATCTTTTTCCACTGCAAGACCCTGTTATCACTTTAGAACCAAAATTTTCTATTGTACCCAACTGCAAATGGcatttgcaaaaaataataataatatcaaaatgtatcaaaatcaaaatccaaaaaatggaaatacaaacCTTAGCAACCAGATCAAGAAGCCTATTAGGTGGGGCTTCAACATTCAACGGTGTCATTGTTGCTCTAGCGACGGCACTTGCAGCCTAAAATAAAGAATTCGCGATGATAATTTCAATTTTCCATCACATTTAAATTGCAATTTGAATTTGCTCTTTTCAAATTGATTAGACTGATTCGGGAAGATACAACCGGGAGTTTTCAACCCTTATACTTGGTCACTATGGAGGGAACGGGGCATTGAgatctttatattttattgacaTTTTACACCAAAATAACATAATGAGAATATAAATAAGAATTTCAAGCAACCAAACAAAGGTTTCTACAAATCCCACTTGTGTACTCTCTAAAAGACTATTTCAGGAGAATAAAATTTCCAACTTGAGTGATAAAATGGCTTGGATTATTCATACAGGTTTCAGTATAGCCAAGTGGGTAGTTTCGGGGAATCAGAAACTCAGTAAatttacattctttttttttttttttttcctgcactTTCTCAGCAGCCAAACAGAAtgcaaaagtgaaaaataaagtGGAAAGCTACGTGTATACGTGCACAAATGACTTGCCTGATTGAGATTGTTGTCACGAAGATGAGCAACAATGAGAGAATTGAGCTGCCTGAAGAGCTTCCCATCCTGCAGAGTCTGCTCCAAGCTGCTCTCCATCTCTACCTCCCTCCCTAAAACCCTAAATCCCCAATTCGTCAATTCCTCCGCCTCCTCAGTTTTACTGCAGCCACTTTCCGTGGACTTgaaatagtttattattattttttttttttttcatataaagttgagatttcaattttcaatttaaaatcatggtaattGGTGCAAAAACCCCTTAAACTGCATCGAATCTTGTTTTTGgtccttcaaatttttttttttcgtttttttctttgtatttcccttAAACATCAATGTGTGTTGCCCTAGTAAGGACATCAACTAT
Protein-coding regions in this window:
- the LOC107419031 gene encoding cleavage stimulation factor subunit 50, with the translated sequence MESSLEQTLQDGKLFRQLNSLIVAHLRDNNLNQAASAVARATMTPLNVEAPPNRLLDLVAKGLAVEKDEVLRGISSSVLHDLSASIPAPRTGAVDFSSVQETKGSSKSFPKHETRHLSEHKNIARCARFSPDGRFVATGSSDTSIKLFEVAKIKQMMVPDARDAPVRPVIRTFYDHLLPINDLDFHPQSTVIISGAKDHTIKFFDFSKITAKRAFRVIQDTHNVRSVSFHPSGDFILAGTDHPIAHLYDVNTFQCYLSANVPEIGANGAINQVRYSTTGSMYVTASKDGAIRLWDGITANCVHSIVGAHGTAEATSAIFTKDQKFILSCGKDSSVKLWEVGTGRLVKQYLGATHTQLRCQAVFNDTEEFILSIDETSNEIVVWDALTAEYVARWPSNHVGAPRWLEHSPTESAFVSCGTDRSIRYWKEIF
- the LOC107419030 gene encoding small ribosomal subunit protein mL104 (rPPR9) — its product is MPPLQFLQLRRLFLRKLSSFSSSSSSSSSSSSIFSYSSHFSHFHPTTFIPRNSTTATITSAIASSLFLFHPHISLSNHFSSSSESGTPSQQGPDQIALSLSSELKKDPESDPLSITQRLNLSFSHIVPTPSLVHAALCLSPEAGRIVLGFNEWLISNPNFDHTDETLSFFVDYFGRRKDFKATHDVIVSRKGVAGPITLASAIDRLVRAGRPTHAVSFFERMERDYGLKRDKESLRLVVEKLCENGYASYAEKMVKNLANEFFPDEFICDMLIKGWCVDGKLEEARRLAGEMYGGGFEIGTAAYNAILDCVCKLCREKDPFRLHSEAEKVLMDMDLYGVPRNVETFNVLITNLCKIRKTEDALQLFYKMGEWGCYPNANTFLVLTNSLYQAARVGEGDEMIDRMKSAGFGDAIDKKAYYGFLRILCGIERIDHALSVFGKMKEDGCEPGVKTYDLLMTKLCAHNRVDKTNALFNEAVSRGVEVTSKAYQVDPRYMKKPMAVKTEKKRETLPEKMARKRRRLKQIRLSFVKKPKKMMRRTF